TTTAGGATCCTGAAGCTGCAGCGGTGTAGATGTTCCCCATTTGACATCCAGGGAGCTAATTTTGTTGACATACCACACTTCCGCTGTAAAAGGAGAACGCCCGCCGAACGGCAAATTCACCACATTTTGTAATACCGGAATGTTCGCCGTGCTCAGTGTATGCCTACCCGCTCCGAATAAATCTAACGCTTTTCCACCTTTGAACAGAATCGCCTCTTGGGTTTCATTCACAATTAACTGTGTCCAGGTGCCCAATTCTGAATTGGGATATTTCCATGCGAACACGTCCGCAGGACCATCAAATTTAACAACTTCTACAATTGCCATGATGTTTCTTGCCCCTCTCTGTAGCTAAAGAGCCGAATAATCTCCTACCCTTTGACCAATTCATACAGGAATCAACATTTTTCGCTGTCTTCTCTTTATTCTACGTATAACAAAGTTTTCCTTTGAACCATCCCTCATATAGGCAAAAAGATTTCTGAAGCAACCAAGTATAAACAGCTGACGCCGTCCTTTCACGGCGTTCAACGTTTATGTCGGAGGTTATTCAGAAATGGATATGGTGAAACTTATACATTCTGAATAACGCAAAAACACCCGCAATCTCCTCTTTTCGAGAAGTTTGCAGGTATCTGCACGTATAAAGCGATCACCTTCGACCATCCTAGTGACAGGAGGTGAGATGAGCTATGGCTAAGGATGTACTATGCGAAGTGAATTCCTGCAAGTATTGGGCGCCAGGTAATGCATGCAATGCCTCTTCGATCTATGTCGTTAACAATCGCAACAAGCAAGCTTCCCAGTCGGAAGAAACAGATTGCAAAACGTTTGAATCGAAAATCTA
This portion of the Cohnella abietis genome encodes:
- a CDS encoding DUF1540 domain-containing protein yields the protein MAKDVLCEVNSCKYWAPGNACNASSIYVVNNRNKQASQSEETDCKTFESKI